One Archocentrus centrarchus isolate MPI-CPG fArcCen1 chromosome 10, fArcCen1, whole genome shotgun sequence genomic region harbors:
- the LOC115786651 gene encoding uncharacterized protein LOC115786651 isoform X2: MSDEELKTYLPSYGDRLAVFGFCRRQGNSRKSTLFERLKTKLSKRKTSEDGSSTAQEHSEPTHKRNALKTKRKIEIGWMHYDEDADVFKQVRARRGGGTRKMVICKDAKKSDILQVAKDLFFPNGGNVRGPLTDFECDLKDYQEMTVDGGLTVGEMYNVTKLNILRFYLTTKKTQSSPGLQSSSQDQNSSSFTVATVSSFAPFEQVSPDVTQTVDTTDNNLSLSSMQAVSDNSSYSSDIVFVGPVSDSESINLDDTLVLTPQPGPTSERMKRVLVVHRGQVMPELISHFSANDLEDVDIKIQLVLPDGTPEKAYDHGGVVRDCLSEFWKEFYDQCTTGTAYKVPFLRHDFGQQEWESVGRIIAFGWATEKYLPVKIAPAILEQAAFGYVKSDIVENFLKFMPESERTVLEAWQSDFSSVDQEELVDILDNQSCRRMPTACNATEVLMELAHKTLVQEPAYVIEQWAKTLSTAGESLCDLSSVYEALQPNVRKVLGCFTFPETMTTHQKVIQKYLTTYVKNVEKQHLCLFLRFCTGSDLYLGKNIIVAFNELEGFQRRPVAHTCGCVLELSINYDSYPDFSSEMNRVLESNVWVMDII; this comes from the coding sequence ATGTCAGATGAGGAGCTGAAGACTTATCTACCATCATATGGTGATCGCCTTGCAGTATTTGGATTTTGCAGACGGCAGGGCAACAGCCGAAAGTCGACGCTTTTTGAACGTCTGAAAACCAAAttgtccaaaagaaaaacatctgaagatggcagcagcacagcgCAAGAACATTCAGAACCAACCCATAAAAGAAATGCTctgaagacaaagagaaaaatagaaataggATGGATGCATTATGATGAAGATGCTGATGTTTTCAAGCAGGTTAGAGCTAGACGAGGAGGAGGGACAAGAAAAATGGTAATTTGCAAGGACGCTAAGAAAAGTGACATATTACAGGTTGCAAAAGATCTGTTCTTTCCAAATGGAGGAAATGTTCGGGGGCCCTTAACAGATTTTGAATGTGATCTAAAGGATTATCAAGAGATGACAGTTGATGGTGGATTAACAGTTGGAGAAATGTACAATGTTACAAAACTAAATATCCTTAGGTTTTACctgaccacaaaaaaaacccaaagcagCCCAGGTTTGCAATCATCTTCTCAAGACCAAAACTCCTCTTCTTTTACTGTTGCTACAGTTTCTTCATTTGCTCCTTTTGAACAAGTCAGCCCTGATGTGACACAAACTGTAGACACTACAGACAATAACCTTTCACTCTCTTCCATGCAGGCTGTAAGTGATAACTCTTCTTACAGCAgtgacattgtttttgttggacCCGTCTCTGACAGTGAGTCAATAAATTTGGACGACACCCTGGTTTTAACTCCACAACCTGGCCCAACCAGTGAGAGAATGAAAAGAGTACTAGTCGTTCACAGAGGGCAGGTAATGCCAGAgctcatttcacattttagtGCTAATGATCTCGAAGATGTTGACATTAAAATCCAGCTTGTACTGCCTGATGGAACACCTGAAAAAGCTTATGATCATGGAGGAGTTGTAAGAGACTGTCTTTCAGAATTCTGGAAGGAATTCTATGACCAGTGCACCACTGGAACTGCTTACAAAGTGCCCTTCTTAAGGCATGATTTTGGGCAGCAGGAGTGGGAGAGTGTGGGCAGAATCATTGCATTTGGATGGGCCACAGAGAAATATCTCCCTGTGAAAATTGCCCCTGCCATTCTGGAACAAGCTGCCTTTGGATATGTGAAGAGTGATATTGTGGAGAATTTTCTCAAGTTCATGCCTGAATCTGAGCGTACAGTGTTAGAGGCGTGGCAGTCAGATTTTAGCAGTGTGGACCAAGAAGAACTTGTAGACATACTTGATAACCAGAGCTGCAGAAGGATGCCAACAGCCTGCAATGCTACCGAAGTCCTAATGGAGCTTGCACACAAAACACTTGTCCAAGAGCCTGCCTATGTCATCGAACAGTGGGCGAAAACACTCAGCACTGCAGGTGAAAGCCTTTGTGATCTGTCTTCAGTATATGAAGCCCTCCAACCAAATGTGAGAAAGGTTCTCGGGTGTTTCACTTTTCCTGAAACAATGACGACCCATCAGAAGGTTATTCAGAAATACCTAACTACATATGTGAAGAATGTTGAGAAGCAACATTTGTGCTTGTTCCTTAGGTTTTGCACAGGTTCAGACTTATATCTTGGAAAGAACATCATTGTTGCATTTAACGAACTTGAAGGTTTCCAGAGGCGACCTGTGGCACACACATGTGGATGTGTACTGGAGCTGTCAATAAATTATGACAGCTATCCTGATTTTAGTTCTGAGATGAACAGAGTGTTGGAATCCAATGTGTGGGTCATGGACATTATCTAA
- the ccdc85b gene encoding coiled-coil domain-containing protein 85B, with amino-acid sequence MGSEGEIINRELSKMSDEDLLACSKEELVSRLRKEESEKISALIQRGRLIKEVNKQLQGHLLEIRELKVINQRLQEENTELRDLCCFLDDDRLKVKKLAREWQLFGHHAAKVMREDLGGYLKKLADLERMQDGLVKENLDLKELCLVLEEECVSRSDSSPGGSTELNLPCMVARDLGDGSSSTGSVGSPDQLHLVCSPDD; translated from the coding sequence atgGGTAGCGAAGGTGAGATAATAAACAGAGAACTGTCAAAGATGTCTGACGAAGACTTGCTGGCGTGCTCCAAAGAGGAGCTGGTGAGCCGGTTGCGTAAAGAGGAGTCAGAGAAAATATCGGCTCTGATCCAGCGCGGTCGGCTTATCAAAGAGGTAAATAAACAGCTGCAGGGACACCTCCTCGAAATCAGGGAACTGAAAGTCATCAATCAGCGCCTACAGGAGGAGAACACGGAGCTGCGGGACCTGTGCTGCTTCTTGGACGACGACCGGCTCAAAGTGAAGAAGCTGGCTCGGGAATGGCAGCTGTTCGGGCATCACGCGGCCAAAGTGATGCGGGAGGACCTGGGCGGGTACTTGAAAAAGCTTGCCGACCTGGAGCGCATGCAGGACGGGCTGGTGAAGGAAAATCTGGACCTGAAGGAGCTGTGCCTGGTCCTAGAGGAGGAGTGTGTTAGCAGGAGTGACTCCAGTCCAGGAGGGTCCACAGAGCTGAATCTGCCCTGCATGGTGGCCCGGGACCTGGGAGACGGGAGCTCAAGCACAGGCAGCGTGGGAAGCCCAGATCAGCTTCACCTGGTGTGCTCACCTGATGACTGA
- the LOC115786651 gene encoding uncharacterized protein LOC115786651 isoform X1 yields MEDLTDFLRRREVSEEIIQTLENEKIDASVINLMSDEELKTYLPSYGDRLAVFGFCRRQGNSRKSTLFERLKTKLSKRKTSEDGSSTAQEHSEPTHKRNALKTKRKIEIGWMHYDEDADVFKQVRARRGGGTRKMVICKDAKKSDILQVAKDLFFPNGGNVRGPLTDFECDLKDYQEMTVDGGLTVGEMYNVTKLNILRFYLTTKKTQSSPGLQSSSQDQNSSSFTVATVSSFAPFEQVSPDVTQTVDTTDNNLSLSSMQAVSDNSSYSSDIVFVGPVSDSESINLDDTLVLTPQPGPTSERMKRVLVVHRGQVMPELISHFSANDLEDVDIKIQLVLPDGTPEKAYDHGGVVRDCLSEFWKEFYDQCTTGTAYKVPFLRHDFGQQEWESVGRIIAFGWATEKYLPVKIAPAILEQAAFGYVKSDIVENFLKFMPESERTVLEAWQSDFSSVDQEELVDILDNQSCRRMPTACNATEVLMELAHKTLVQEPAYVIEQWAKTLSTAGESLCDLSSVYEALQPNVRKVLGCFTFPETMTTHQKVIQKYLTTYVKNVEKQHLCLFLRFCTGSDLYLGKNIIVAFNELEGFQRRPVAHTCGCVLELSINYDSYPDFSSEMNRVLESNVWVMDII; encoded by the exons ATGGAAGACCTGACTGACTTCTTGAGACGAAGAGAAGTCTCTGAGGAAATAATACAAACCCTGGAGAATGAGAAG ATCGATGCCAGTGTTATAAATCTGATGTCAGATGAGGAGCTGAAGACTTATCTACCATCATATGGTGATCGCCTTGCAGTATTTGGATTTTGCAGACGGCAGGGCAACAGCCGAAAGTCGACGCTTTTTGAACGTCTGAAAACCAAAttgtccaaaagaaaaacatctgaagatggcagcagcacagcgCAAGAACATTCAGAACCAACCCATAAAAGAAATGCTctgaagacaaagagaaaaatagaaataggATGGATGCATTATGATGAAGATGCTGATGTTTTCAAGCAGGTTAGAGCTAGACGAGGAGGAGGGACAAGAAAAATGGTAATTTGCAAGGACGCTAAGAAAAGTGACATATTACAGGTTGCAAAAGATCTGTTCTTTCCAAATGGAGGAAATGTTCGGGGGCCCTTAACAGATTTTGAATGTGATCTAAAGGATTATCAAGAGATGACAGTTGATGGTGGATTAACAGTTGGAGAAATGTACAATGTTACAAAACTAAATATCCTTAGGTTTTACctgaccacaaaaaaaacccaaagcagCCCAGGTTTGCAATCATCTTCTCAAGACCAAAACTCCTCTTCTTTTACTGTTGCTACAGTTTCTTCATTTGCTCCTTTTGAACAAGTCAGCCCTGATGTGACACAAACTGTAGACACTACAGACAATAACCTTTCACTCTCTTCCATGCAGGCTGTAAGTGATAACTCTTCTTACAGCAgtgacattgtttttgttggacCCGTCTCTGACAGTGAGTCAATAAATTTGGACGACACCCTGGTTTTAACTCCACAACCTGGCCCAACCAGTGAGAGAATGAAAAGAGTACTAGTCGTTCACAGAGGGCAGGTAATGCCAGAgctcatttcacattttagtGCTAATGATCTCGAAGATGTTGACATTAAAATCCAGCTTGTACTGCCTGATGGAACACCTGAAAAAGCTTATGATCATGGAGGAGTTGTAAGAGACTGTCTTTCAGAATTCTGGAAGGAATTCTATGACCAGTGCACCACTGGAACTGCTTACAAAGTGCCCTTCTTAAGGCATGATTTTGGGCAGCAGGAGTGGGAGAGTGTGGGCAGAATCATTGCATTTGGATGGGCCACAGAGAAATATCTCCCTGTGAAAATTGCCCCTGCCATTCTGGAACAAGCTGCCTTTGGATATGTGAAGAGTGATATTGTGGAGAATTTTCTCAAGTTCATGCCTGAATCTGAGCGTACAGTGTTAGAGGCGTGGCAGTCAGATTTTAGCAGTGTGGACCAAGAAGAACTTGTAGACATACTTGATAACCAGAGCTGCAGAAGGATGCCAACAGCCTGCAATGCTACCGAAGTCCTAATGGAGCTTGCACACAAAACACTTGTCCAAGAGCCTGCCTATGTCATCGAACAGTGGGCGAAAACACTCAGCACTGCAGGTGAAAGCCTTTGTGATCTGTCTTCAGTATATGAAGCCCTCCAACCAAATGTGAGAAAGGTTCTCGGGTGTTTCACTTTTCCTGAAACAATGACGACCCATCAGAAGGTTATTCAGAAATACCTAACTACATATGTGAAGAATGTTGAGAAGCAACATTTGTGCTTGTTCCTTAGGTTTTGCACAGGTTCAGACTTATATCTTGGAAAGAACATCATTGTTGCATTTAACGAACTTGAAGGTTTCCAGAGGCGACCTGTGGCACACACATGTGGATGTGTACTGGAGCTGTCAATAAATTATGACAGCTATCCTGATTTTAGTTCTGAGATGAACAGAGTGTTGGAATCCAATGTGTGGGTCATGGACATTATCTAA
- the fosl1a gene encoding fos-related antigen 1a isoform X2 codes for MYRNFGNQERGNPPYTGSSGANPASLGSTSTSATQQEQFTMAGTSQFIPSLNAITSNQDLQWLVQPSLMHPPGPSRSPVPPYPIHPGVRPLGPPPSQSHLIRPGVIRASANSPSSTRRRNDEHLSQEEMERRRVRRERNKLAAAKCRNRRRELTDSLQNETDQLEDEKSRLQKEIAELQKQKEKLELVLEAHRPICKIEDSDSDSDPGVSISSLGAIKLEPEDSCSPGPSIKRPTKMEKPKPKITIPIKPITSTASAVATESESLHTPVLSTPSIMPFTAGTVFTYPSASLDTSASSTSHVTSHQGSVQQSQAPQPCGVAHRRSSSSGDQSDHSLHSPTILTL; via the exons ATGTATCGAAACTTTGGGAATCAAGAAAGAGGCAACCCGCCGTATACAGGCAGCTCTGGGGCAAACCCTGCGTCCCTGGGAAGCACCAGCACTTCAGCCACACAACAGGAGCAG TTTACAATGGCAGGAACCAGTCAGTTTATCCCCAGCCTCAATGCCATCACAAGCAACCAGGACCTCCAATGGCTGGTCCAGCCCTCGCTCATGCATCCACCTGGCCCTTCTCGATCACCAGTACCTCCTTACCCAATCCACCCAGGGGTGCGGCCGCTGGGTCCGCCACCTTCCCAGTCTCACCTTATCAGACCAGGGGTCATAAGAGCTTCTGCAAACAGTCCATCTTCAACAAGGCGCAGGAATGATGAACAT ttATCACAGGAAGAAATGGAAAGGCGCAGAGTAAGAAGGGAGAGGAATAAACTGGCAGCAGCAAAGTGTCGCAATCGGAGACGGGAGCTGACAGACTCCCTGCAAAAT GAGACAGACCAGCTGGAGGATGAAAAGTCCCGCTTGCAGAAGGAAATAGCTGAACTACAAAAGCAGAAAGAGAAACTCGAACTGGTCTTGGAAGCTCACCGGCCCATTTGCAAAATAGAGGACTCTGATTCGGATTCTGACCCAGGTGTATCCATTTCCTCTCTGGGAGCCATCAAACTGGAGCCAGAGGATTCCTGCAGTCCTGGACCTTCAATCAAACGGCCAACAAAGATGGAGAAGCCCAAACCAAAGATAACTATCCCCATAAAGCCCATAACATCAACCGCCTCTGCTGTTGCCACTGAATCAGAGTCACTTCACACCCCAGTTCTCTCCACGCCCTCTATAATGCCCTTCACAGCTGGCACGGTTTTCACCTATCCCAGCGCCTCTTTAGACACCAGCGCCTCCAGCACATCCCATGTTACATCACATCAGGGAAGTGTCCAGCAGTCTCAGGCCCCACAGCCCTGCGGGGTAGCTCATcgtcgcagcagcagcagcggcgacCAATCAGATCACTCCCTGCACTCACCAACCATCCTCACACTGTGA
- the LOC115786652 gene encoding uncharacterized protein LOC115786652, with protein MNEQIAKYFQRGFTNDEILALLAESHGIIISKRTLERILHKNRLWRRKNKTEVEEVAAFIQAQLENSGQSHGYRWMHQKCWMNGIVTDRETVRLLLRLLDGEGVDLRSRRRLRRRVYHSRGPNYVWHIDGYDKLKPFGIAISGCIDGFSRSVIWLEAYKTNNDPRVIAGYYMDAVIQHGGCPDRVRLDLGTENVHVAQMQRFLHFSDSDSETDHVTFGASTGNQRVERWWLILRSQCVQYWIDLFDKLREDGHFSDSFLDKSLVQFCFLHIIQEELNEVALAWNDHRIRPVHNSRSPHGRPSFMYALPDIYGARDCLQHVNMEKVEACLEECVFKDFPCDEDVFHLCVELMAEHALGFTNDVFDTVDLYVQLRQLMLAQLETLP; from the exons ATGAATGAGCAAATTGCTAAGTACTTTCAGCGAGGATTTACAAACGATGAAATCCTTGCGTTATTAGCTGAATCACATGGCATCATTATCAGCAAACGCACCCTCGAAAGGATCTTACACAAGAACAGACTTTGGCGCAGAAAGAACAAAACTGAGGTGGAAGAGGTGGCGGCTTTTATACAAGCGCAACTGGAAAACTCAGGTCAGTCACATGGATATCGCTGGATGCACcagaagtgttggatgaatgGAATTGtgactgacagagaaacagtTCGTCTTCTGCTCCGTTTACTCGACGGTGAAGGTGTGGATTTAAGGTCCCGTAGACGACTGCGGAGGCGAGTGTATCATAGCAGAGGCCCCAACTATGTGTGGCACATCGACGGATACGATAAGCTTAAGCCATTTGGAATTGCAATAAGTGGATGTATTGACGGCTTCTCAAGGAGCGTTATATGGCTTGAAGCTTACAAGACAAATAATGACCCCAGAGTGATTGCTGGTTACTACATGGATGCCGTGATTCAACATGGTGGATGCCCTGATCGAGTGAGATTAGATTTAGGAACAGAAAACGTCCATGTGGCCCAGATGCaaaggtttttacatttttcagacaGTGATTCAGAAACTGATCATGTCACTTTTGGAGCAAGTACAGGAAATCAGCGTGTTGAAAGATGGTGGCTAATCTTACGAAGTCAGTGTGTCCAGTACTGGATCGACCTGTTTGACAAACTAAGAGAGGATGGACACTTCTCAGACTCGTTCTTGGACAAATCATTGGTCCAGTTCTGCTTTCTTCACATTATACAG GAGGAATTAAACGAAGTTGCTTTGGCTTGGAACGACCACAGAATACGCCCAGTCCACAACTCCCGCAGTCCTCATGGTCGACCGTCTTTTATGTATGCCCTCCCAGACATCTATGGAGCGAGAGACTGTCTCCAGCATGTCAATATGGAGAAAGTTGAAGCCTGCCTTGAAGAATGTGTGTTCAAAGACTTTCCATGTGATGAGGATGTCTTTCATCTCTGTGTAGAACTGATGGCTGAACATGCTCTGGGCttcacaaatgatgtgtttgatACAGTGGATCTGTATGTACAACTAAGGCAGCTCATGCTTGCTCAGTTGGAGACATTGCCTTAA
- the fosl1a gene encoding fos-related antigen 1a isoform X1 translates to MYRNFGNQERGNPPYTGSSGANPASLGSTSTSATQQEQKFTMAGTSQFIPSLNAITSNQDLQWLVQPSLMHPPGPSRSPVPPYPIHPGVRPLGPPPSQSHLIRPGVIRASANSPSSTRRRNDEHLSQEEMERRRVRRERNKLAAAKCRNRRRELTDSLQNETDQLEDEKSRLQKEIAELQKQKEKLELVLEAHRPICKIEDSDSDSDPGVSISSLGAIKLEPEDSCSPGPSIKRPTKMEKPKPKITIPIKPITSTASAVATESESLHTPVLSTPSIMPFTAGTVFTYPSASLDTSASSTSHVTSHQGSVQQSQAPQPCGVAHRRSSSSGDQSDHSLHSPTILTL, encoded by the exons ATGTATCGAAACTTTGGGAATCAAGAAAGAGGCAACCCGCCGTATACAGGCAGCTCTGGGGCAAACCCTGCGTCCCTGGGAAGCACCAGCACTTCAGCCACACAACAGGAGCAG AAGTTTACAATGGCAGGAACCAGTCAGTTTATCCCCAGCCTCAATGCCATCACAAGCAACCAGGACCTCCAATGGCTGGTCCAGCCCTCGCTCATGCATCCACCTGGCCCTTCTCGATCACCAGTACCTCCTTACCCAATCCACCCAGGGGTGCGGCCGCTGGGTCCGCCACCTTCCCAGTCTCACCTTATCAGACCAGGGGTCATAAGAGCTTCTGCAAACAGTCCATCTTCAACAAGGCGCAGGAATGATGAACAT ttATCACAGGAAGAAATGGAAAGGCGCAGAGTAAGAAGGGAGAGGAATAAACTGGCAGCAGCAAAGTGTCGCAATCGGAGACGGGAGCTGACAGACTCCCTGCAAAAT GAGACAGACCAGCTGGAGGATGAAAAGTCCCGCTTGCAGAAGGAAATAGCTGAACTACAAAAGCAGAAAGAGAAACTCGAACTGGTCTTGGAAGCTCACCGGCCCATTTGCAAAATAGAGGACTCTGATTCGGATTCTGACCCAGGTGTATCCATTTCCTCTCTGGGAGCCATCAAACTGGAGCCAGAGGATTCCTGCAGTCCTGGACCTTCAATCAAACGGCCAACAAAGATGGAGAAGCCCAAACCAAAGATAACTATCCCCATAAAGCCCATAACATCAACCGCCTCTGCTGTTGCCACTGAATCAGAGTCACTTCACACCCCAGTTCTCTCCACGCCCTCTATAATGCCCTTCACAGCTGGCACGGTTTTCACCTATCCCAGCGCCTCTTTAGACACCAGCGCCTCCAGCACATCCCATGTTACATCACATCAGGGAAGTGTCCAGCAGTCTCAGGCCCCACAGCCCTGCGGGGTAGCTCATcgtcgcagcagcagcagcggcgacCAATCAGATCACTCCCTGCACTCACCAACCATCCTCACACTGTGA